The nucleotide window AGGACATCGCGCGGGGTCGCGCCGCGGCCGGCTCGGCCGCCCCTGAACTGACCAAACTGCGCCAGTACTTCGATCATCCGCTGCTGATCGAGATGTTCGCCGACGCCGTGCGCGACGCCGCGGCCACCCTCGCGCCGGACCTGCGCGACCGGGCCCGGCTGGTGTTCACCGCGCATTCCATTCCGCTGCGCGCCGCCTCGCGGTGCGGCCAGGACCTATATCAGCGCCAGGTCGGCCATACCGCGCGCCTGGTCGCCGCCGCGGCCGGGTACGACGACTACGACCAGGTGTGGCAATCCCGGTCCGGCCCCCCGCAGGTGCCCTGGCTGGAACCCGATGTCGGCGACCATCTGGAGGCGCTGGCGCAGGCCGGCACCGAGGCGGTCATCGTGTGCCCGGTCGGCTTCGTCGCCGACCACATCGAGGTGGTGTGGGACCTGGACAACGAACTGGCCGAGCAGGCCGCGGCCGCGGGGATCGCGTTCGCGCGGGCCGGCACGCCGAACGCGCAGCCCCGATTCGCCCGACTGGCAATGGATCTGGTCGACGAGGCCCAGCGCGGCCTGCCGCCGGTGCGCGCCGGTGGCGCCGACCCGGTGCCCGGTTACGGCTTCAGCACCAACGGTGCCGTCTGCACGCCGGGGTGCGTCGCCGGCTGACGCCGCTACCTGCGCCAGGCCGAATACATGATCGCGCTGACCGCGGCCAGCCGCGCCGAGCGCACCACCGAGGACAGCGGCCGCAGGGTATCGCTGGCGATCTGCATGGCCGATGAGCTCTGCAGCCCGATCGGCATCAGCCCGGAGCTGACGGTGATGATGGCGTCCACGTGCGCGGCGTTCTCCAGCACCCGCAAGGCCCGCTCCGGTGCGTGCTCGGGCGCGCGATGCAGCCGGGTGGCCTCCAGCAGTTGCTCCACCATGCCGCGCGGATCGTCCACGTCGGCGGCGTCGGCGCCGGCCCGCAGCGCACCGAGCGCGTCGGCGGCCGCGCGCACCGCGGAGCGCAGGGTGTACTCGGCCTCACCGAGGTCGAGGTGCTCCACGACGCCCGGCGCCGGCACCGAGTACACGGTCCAGGCAAGGGAAATCGGGTCCGGCTCGTAGTCGGGGTCGTCGAGATCGTCGTAGTCGAACTCGGGCACCAGGCCGACGGCGCCCGCCGGATCCTGGCCGATGATGATGGCCTCGCCGATGGTGATGGCATCGCGCTGGAACTGCGTGCCCGCCGGCAGACCCCGGACATCGCCGGGCACCGGCAGCACCAGTGTCAGCGCCGGCGCGCCCGTCTGCGGGCCGGCCGCGGTGCGCATGGTCTGCAGCAGCGACATGGTGCCGGAATGGAACAGGTCCGGCCAGGGCAACCCGGTGCAGCCGGCCGCCACCGAGTCATACGCGGTCACCGAATGCTT belongs to Mycolicibacterium cosmeticum and includes:
- a CDS encoding ferrochelatase — translated: MNFDAVLLLSFGGPEGPEQVMPFLENVTRGRGVPPERLAAVAEHYLHFGGVSPINGINRELIGAIETEIAARGWDLPVYFGNRNWEPYVEDTVATMRDNGVRHAAVFTTSAWGGYSGCVQYQEDIARGRAAAGSAAPELTKLRQYFDHPLLIEMFADAVRDAAATLAPDLRDRARLVFTAHSIPLRAASRCGQDLYQRQVGHTARLVAAAAGYDDYDQVWQSRSGPPQVPWLEPDVGDHLEALAQAGTEAVIVCPVGFVADHIEVVWDLDNELAEQAAAAGIAFARAGTPNAQPRFARLAMDLVDEAQRGLPPVRAGGADPVPGYGFSTNGAVCTPGCVAG